One Polypterus senegalus isolate Bchr_013 chromosome 10, ASM1683550v1, whole genome shotgun sequence DNA segment encodes these proteins:
- the LOC120536997 gene encoding heat shock protein beta-11-like, whose product MWSSSLFQPSFSTSMALRVPVSALWPQSQLICVQMENEMARQMDNMRRSADLMNQLQHVLRRETLDAETAPSSAARRAPSCKVEKDGQHFSATLEVEDFTPEELTVKQVGRKVLLSGKKEKKEESEEGSHSYRYQEFRRELELPEDVNPEELSCSLNNGQLRIEAPRMALPSVPERVVPIKSDKKGCIKSGEEQKKEREMERE is encoded by the coding sequence ATGTGGTCGTCTTCTCTCTTCCAGCCTTCGTTTAGCACATCGATGGCATTGAGAGTTCCAGTCAGTGCGCTGTGGCCTCAGTCTCAGCTCATTTGTGTTCAAATGGAGAATGAAATGGCGAGGCAGATGGACAACATGAGGAGAAGCGCTGACCTGATGAATCAGCTCCAGCATGTCTTACGGAGAGAGACCCTTGATGCAGAGACAGCTCCCAGCTCGGCTGCACGTAGAGCACCTTCGTGCAAGGTGGAGAAGGACGGACAGCACTTTTCTGCTACTCTGGAGGTGGAAGACTTCACTCCCGAGGAGCTGACAGTTAAACAGGTGGGAAGGAAAGTCCTGTTGAgcggaaagaaagaaaagaaagaggaaagcGAAGAGGGATCCCACAGTTACAGGTACCAGGAGTTCAGACGAGAGCTCGAGCTGCCAGAAGACGTGAACCCCGAGGAGCTGAGCTGCTCGCTAAACAACGGACAGCTGCGCATCGAAGCACCAAGGATggcactgcccagtgtgcccGAGAGAGTGGTGCCCATTAAAAGTGACAAAAAGGGGTGCATTAAGAGTGGAGAGGAGCAAAAGAAGGAGCGTGAAATGGAAAGGGAATGA
- the LOC120537003 gene encoding heat shock protein beta-11-like, with protein MWSSSLFQPSFSSPLTIRVPVSALWPQSQIICTQMDNMRRSVDLMNQVQHVLRNEIVDADKVPRWDGRRAPFCKLEKDGQKFSATLEVEGFTPEELTVKQVGRKVMLSGKKEKKEESEGGSYSYRYQEFRRELELPEDVNPEELSCSLNNGQLRIEATDSCVSKQQGWHCPVCPREWCPLKEKPWDS; from the coding sequence ATGTGGTCCTCTTCCCTCTTTCAGCCTTCATTCAGCTCGCCCTTGACTATTAGAGTTCCAGTCAGTGCGCTGTGGCCTCAGTCGCAGATCATCTGTACTCAGATGGACAACATGAGGAGAAGCGTAGATCTGATGAATCAGGTCCAGCACGTTTTACGGAATGAGATCGTTGATGCGGACAAAGTTCCCAGATGGGATGGACGTCGAGCACCTTTTTGCAAACTGGAGAAGGATGGGCAGAAATTTTCTGCTACTCTCGAGGTGGAAGGCTTCACTCCCGAGGAGCTGACAGTCAAACAAGTGGGAAGAAAGGTAATGCTGAGcggaaagaaggaaaagaaagaggaaagtGAGGGGGGATCCTACAGCTACAGGTACCAGGAGTTCAGACGAGAGCTCGAGCTGCCAGAAGACGTGAACCCCGAGGAGCTGAGCTGCTCGCTAAACAACGGACAGCTGCGCATCGAAGCAACGGACAGCTGCGTATCGAAGCAACAAGGATggcactgcccagtgtgcccGAGAGAGTGGTGCCCATTAAAAGAGAAACCTTGGGATTCGTGA
- the LOC120537001 gene encoding heat shock protein beta-11-like — MWSSSLFQPSFSTPMALRVPVSALWPQSQLICVQMENEMARQMDNMRRSADLMNQLQHVLRRETLDAETAPRSAARRAPSCKVEKDGQHFSATLEVEDFTPEELTVKQVGRKILLSGKKEKKEESEEGSYSYRYQEFRRELELPEDVNPEELSCSLNNGRLHIDAPRMALPSVPERVVPIKSDVSGRLKNGEEEKKE, encoded by the coding sequence ATGTGGTCGTCTTCTCTCTTCCAGCCTTCGTTTAGCACACCGATGGCATTGAGAGTTCCCGTCAGTGCGCTGTGGCCTCAGTCGCAGCTCATTTGTGTTCAAATGGAGAATGAAATGGCGAGGCAGATGGACAACATGAGGAGAAGCGCTGACCTGATGAATCAGCTCCAGCATGTCTTACGGAGAGAGACCCTTGATGCAGAGACAGCTCCCAGATCGGCTGCACGAAGAGCACCTTCGTGCAAGGTGGAGAAGGACGGACAGCACTTTTCTGCTACTTTGGAGGTTGAAGACTTCACTCCCGAGGAGCTGACAGTTAAACAGGTGGGAAGGAAAATACTGTTGAgcggaaagaaagaaaagaaagaggaaagcGAGGAGGGATCCTACAGCTACAGGTACCAGGAGTTCAGACGAGAGCTCGAGCTACCAGAAGACGTGAACCCCGAGGAGCTGAGCTGCTCGCTAAACAACGGACGGCTGCACATCGATGCACCAAGGATggcactgcccagtgtgcccGAGAGAGTGGTGCCCATTAAAAGTGACGTCTCGGGGCGCCTTAAAAATGgagaggaggagaagaaagagTGA
- the LOC120537002 gene encoding heat shock protein beta-11-like: MWSSSLFQPSFSTPMALRVPVSALWPQSQLICVQMENEMARQMDNMRRSADLMNQLQHVLRREVLDTDKVPRSAARGAPSCKVEKDGQHFYATLEVEDFTPEELTVKQVGRKVLLSGKKEKKEESEEGSYSYRYQEFRRELELPEDVNPEELSCSLNNGQLRIEAPRKALPSVPERVVPIKSDVSGRLKNGEEE, encoded by the coding sequence ATGTGGTCGTCTTCTCTCTTCCAGCCTTCGTTTAGCACACCGATGGCATTGAGAGTTCCCGTCAGTGCGCTGTGGCCTCAGTCGCAGCTCATTTGTGTTCAAATGGAGAATGAAATGGCGAGGCAGATGGACAACATGAGGAGAAGCGCTGACCTGATGAATCAGCTCCAGCATGTCTTACGGAGAGAGGTCCTTGATACGGACAAAGTTCCAAGATCGGCTGCACGTGGAGCACCTTCGTGCAAGGTGGAGAAGGACGGACAGCACTTTTATGCTACTCTAGAGGTGGAAGACTTCACTCCCGAGGAGCTGACAGTTAAACAGGTTGGAAGGAAAGTCCTGTTGAGcggaaagaaggaaaagaaagaggaaagcGAGGAGGGATCCTACAGCTACAGGTACCAGGAGTTCAGACGAGAGCTCGAGCTGCCAGAAGACGTGAACCCCGAGGAGCTGAGCTGCTCGCTAAACAACGGACAGCTGCGCATTGAAGCACCAAGGAAggcactgcccagtgtgcccGAGAGAGTGGTGCCCATTAAAAGTGACGTTTCGGGGCGCCTTAAGAATGGAGAGGAGGAGTGA
- the LOC120536998 gene encoding heat shock protein beta-11-like, with product MWSSSLFQPSFSTPMALRVPVSALWPQSQLICVQMENEMARQMDNMRRSADLMNQLQHVLRRETLDAESAASSAARRAPTCKVEKDGQHFSATLEVEDFTPEELTVKQVGREVLLSGKKEEKEESEEGSYSYRYQEFRRELELPEDVNTEELSCSLNNGQLRIEAPRMALPSVPERVVPIKSDKKGFIKSGEEQKKECEMERE from the coding sequence ATGTGGTCGTCTTCTCTCTTCCAGCCTTCGTTTAGCACACCGATGGCATTGAGAGTTCCCGTCAGTGCGCTGTGGCCTCAGTCGCAGCTCATTTGTGTTCAAATGGAGAATGAAATGGCGAGGCAGATGGACAACATGAGGAGAAGCGCTGACCTCATGAATCAGCTCCAGCATGTCTTACGCAGAGAGACCCTTGATGCAGAGTCAGCTGCCAGCTCGGCTGCACGTAGAGCACCGACGTGCAAGGTGGAGAAGGACGGACAGCACTTTTCTGCTACTCTGGAGGTGGAAGACTTCACTCCCGAGGAGCTGACAGTTAAACAGGTGGGAAGGGAAGTCCTGTTGAGCGgaaagaaggaagagaaagaggaaagCGAGGAGGGATCCTACAGCTACAGGTACCAGGAGTTTAGACGAGAGCTCGAGCTGCCAGAAGACGTGAACACCGAGGAGCTGAGCTGCTCGCTAAACAACGGACAGCTGCGCATCGAAGCACCAAGGATggcactgcccagtgtgcccGAGAGAGTGGTGCCCATTAAAAGTGACAAAAAGGGGTTCATTAAGAGTGGAGAGGAGCAAAAGAAGGAGTGTGAAATGGAAAGGGAATGA
- the LOC120536999 gene encoding heat shock protein beta-11-like: protein MWTSSLFQPSFSSPLTIRVPVSALWPQSQSICTQMENEMARQMDNMRRSADLMNQLQHVLRREIVDAETAPSSAARRAPSCKVEKDGQHFSATLEVEDFTPVELTVKQVGRKVLLSGKKEKKEENQEGSYSYRYQEFRRELELPEDVNPEELSCSLNNGRLHIEAPRMALPSVPERVVPIKSDVSGRLKNGEEEKEEKKE, encoded by the coding sequence ATgtggacctcttctctctttcAGCCTTCATTCAGCTCGCCCTTGACTATCAGAGTTCCCGTCAGTGCGCTGTGGCCTCAATCGCAGAGCATCTGTACTCAGATGGAGAACGAAATGGCGAGGCAGATGGACAACATGAGGAGAAGCGCTGACCTGATGAATCAGCTGCAGCATGTCTTACGGAGAGAGATCGTTGATGCAGAGACAGCTCCCAGCTCGGCTGCACGTAGAGCACCTTCATGCAAGGTGGAGAAGGACGGACAACACTTTTCTGCTACTCTGGAGGTGGAAGACTTCACTCCCGTGGAGCTGACAGTTAAACAGGTGGGAAGGAAAGTCCTGCTGAGcggaaagaaggaaaagaaagaggaaaaccaGGAGGGATCCTACAGTTACAGGTACCAGGAGTTCAGACGAGAGCTCGAGCTGCCAGAAGACGTGAACCCCGAGGAGCTGAGTTGCTCGCTAAACAACGGACGGCTGCACATCGAAGCACCAAGGATggcactgcccagtgtgcccGAGAGAGTGGTGCCCATTAAAAGTGACGTCTCGGGGCGCCTTAAGAATggagaggaggagaaggaggagaagaaagagtGA